A genomic segment from Pararge aegeria chromosome 15, ilParAegt1.1, whole genome shotgun sequence encodes:
- the LOC120630167 gene encoding organic cation transporter protein-like, protein MEEQKEENEKVNLDEILQNEIGQIGWFQLRLVLLAGVVVIFIGWGTSEYLFTAARIPTRCYIPECEGQDARQFSPPWILNAVPASGSSFDSCRRFYPINSSNSMTEDCPNEKFNRQRIVNCEEYVYENTNTAVYDFSLACDEWRRTLIGSARTLGTLASLPITGFVSDRFGRRFAIVLSGFNAAWLGLIRYWSYTYVGFVMSEFAESMFGSGGFSSSYILIMEMTGPKYRVMAGAILNTFFAVGQMTTGLLAWAIPDWRNLTLALYVPQFLIIVYIWVIPESVRWNISKGRYRDAENLLKEAARVNKKKLSDKSLHALRHRADEEKKSKESQEEESLIEAWLPMLVFNNKAILLRTIVSPVWWITLTFVYYGLSINSVNMVGNRYLNFILVSAVEIPGYWTAVFLLGKIGRKPVLIGAYWMCALCQIAYIFVPHGFTNVALAIYVIGKYSISLVITSLYVYTAELYPTKYRHRLFAFSSMIGRIGSVLAPLTPAFGEAVWVNLPFTMFAGFAMLSGFLVFITPETLGTKLPDTMEEASNIGVKKT, encoded by the exons ATGGAAGAGCAAAAAGaagaaaacgaaaaagttaatTTGGATGAAATTCTGCAGAATGAGATCGGCCAGATAGGCTGGTTTCAACTGAGATTAGTGTTATTGGCCGGAGTGGTTGTTATATTCATAGGCTGGGGGACCAGTGAGTACTTATTTACTGCAGCTCGGATTCCCACAAg ATGTTATATCCCAGAATGTGAAGGCCAAGATGCTAGACAATTTTCCCCGCCGTGGATTCTGAACGCCGTTCCAGCCAGTGGCAGCTCCTTTGATAGTTGTCGACGCTTTTATCCTATTAATTCCTCAAATTCAATGACCGAAGACTGTCCAAACGAAAAGTTTAATCGACAACGAATAGTAAATTGCGAAGAGTATGTGTACGAAAATACTAACACAGCCGTTTATGAT TTTTCTTTGGCGTGTGATGAATGGCGTCGCACGCTCATCGGATCTGCGCGCACCCTGGGCACCCTAGCTTCTCTTCCAATCACTGGCTTTGTGTCGGACCGGTTCGGGCGCCGCTTCGCCATTGTGCTCAGTGGCTTCAACGCCGCCTGGCTGGGGCTCATCAGATACTGGTCTTACACCTATGTTGGCTTTGTCATGTCAGAGTTTGCTGAGTCTATGTTTGGCTCGGGAGGGTTCTCAAGCTCGTATATTCTTA taATGGAGATGACAGGACCGAAGTACCGCGTCATGGCAGGAGCTATCCTCAACACTTTCTTTGCTGTAGGCCAAATGACAACAGGACTTCTTGCATGGGCTATACCTGATTGGAGGAATCTGACACTGGCATTGTATGTGccacaatttttaataatagtttatatttGGGTCATACCAGAATCTGTACGCTGGAACATAAGTAAAGGGCGTTATAGGGATGCAGAAAATCTTCTGAAAGAAGCAGCTCGAGTTAATAAAAAGAAGTTGTCTGACAAATCTTTACATGCTTTGAGGCACAGGGCAGACGAAGAAAAGAAATCAAAAGAATCGCAAGAAGAAGAATCTTTAATAGAGGCCTGGTTGCCCATGCTAGTGTTCAATAACAAAGCAATTCTTTTAAGGACCATTGTGTCTCCAGTCTGGTGGATAACCTTGACCTTCGTGTACTACGGCCTGTCCATCAACTCAGTGAACATGGTGGGCAATAGATATCTTAATTTCATTTTAGTATCAGCTGTAGAGATACCAGGTTATTGGACTGCGGTGTTTCTGTTGGGCAAGATTGGTAGAAAGCCAGTACTTATTGGAGCCTATTGGATGTGCGCGTTATGCCAGATCGCATACATATTTGTGCCTCATG gctTTACAAACGTTGCTTTGGCTATTTACGTAATTGGAAAGTACAGCATCTCTTTGGTGATAACTTCACTCTATGTGTATACAGCAGAGCTATATCCAACTAAATACCGACACAGATTGTTTGCATTTTCCTCCATGATTGGAAGAATTGGCTCAGTTTTAGCACCACTGACCCCAGCTTTT GGAGAAGCGGTATGGGTTAATCTTCCGTTCACAATGTTTGCGGGTTTCGCTATGCTGTCCGGATTCTTGGTGTTCATCACTCCGGAAACCCTTGGCACCAAGTTACCTGACACCATGGAGGAAGCTTCGAATATAGGCGTTAAGAAGACGtga
- the LOC120630166 gene encoding organic cation transporter protein-like: protein MESKKNETDKLFVEEVPKAKVSLEVILIQAIGQFGGYQLRMLVLAAVLAIFTAFSSMEYVFSTARINTRCLIPECESSEAADFKPPWILNAVPTRDGSFDSCLRFKPDNKTAKSGTCIAEWFDHNETISCSAYIYENKNTIVYDYGLACDEWRRTVIGAVHTFGGLLALPITGYVSDRWGRRVALVINAANTAWLGVVRYLCSGYYVFLLTEILKSTLGGGVYSCAYILVMELVGPKYRVAAGAALSTCISSGHFLLGALAWAVPDWRHLILTIYIPHFLFISYYWIMSESVRWNMSKGRYKEVESFLKRVARVNKRELSEKLLQELKESVDTKEQLKTFEDKHKEKEPWLIVLVFRNKEILKRCCISPVWWVTFTLIYYGLSINSVNMAGNRYLNLMVVAASEIPGYWLALLLMDRIGRKPVLIGAFWTCAACQLAYIFLSNNMYAASLSVYLIGKFTIAIVMMSLYIYTAEIFPTRYRHSLMAFSSMIGRIGSVVAPLTPAFGASIWHHFPSALFCGFALLAGALVFLAPETLGTKLPDTMEEAAVIGVKREKQRDEERIDL from the exons atggaatcaaagaaaaatgaaaCGGATAAACTTTTTGTCGAAGAAGTGCCTAAAGCAAAAGTGAGCTTAGAAGTAATTTTGATCCAGGCTATCGGTCAGTTTGGGGGGTATCAGTTGCGCATGCTAGTATTAGCAGCTGTATTAGCTATATTTACGGCGTTTTCTTCCATGGAATACGTGTTTTCTACAGCGAGGATAAATACCAG atgTTTAATTCCGGAGTGCGAGAGTTCAGAAGCCGCAGATTTTAAACCTCCATGGATCTTAAATGCCGTGCCAACAAGGGACGGCTCCTTCGACAGCTGCCTGCGATTCAAACCTGACAATAAGACTGCTAAGAGTGGGACGTGTATTGCTGAGTGGTTCGATCACAACGAAACAATCAGCTGCTCTGCTTACATCtacgaaaacaaaaatactattgtaTATGAT TATGGATTAGCATGCGATGAATGGCGCCGCACCGTCATCGGGGCTGTGCACACGTTCGGCGGCCTGTTGGCTCTGCCCATCACGGGCTACGTGTCCGACCGCTGGGGCCGCCGCGTCGCGCTTGTCATCAACGCGGCAAACACTGCGTGGCTGGGCGTCGTGCGCTACTTGTGTAGCGGCTACTACGTGTTCCTGCTTACGGAGATCCTCAAGTCCACGTTGGGAGGCGGTGTTTACTCTTGCGCATATATCTTAG ttatggAATTAGTGGGACCCAAATACCGAGTAGCGGCAGGAGCTGCTTTGAGTACATGTATTTCATCGGGACATTTCCTATTAGGTGCCCTTGCATGGGCGGTACCCGATTGGAGGCATTTGATCCTTACCATTTATATCCcacatttcttatttatatcataCTACTGGATCATGTCAGAATCAGTACGTTGGAATATGAGCAAGGGACGGTATAAGGAAGTTGAAAGTTTTCTTAAAAGGGTAGCTCGAGTAAATAAAAGGGAGCTATCGGAGAAATTGCTGCAAGAATTGAAAGAAAGTGTTGATACAAAAGAACAATTGAAAACATTTGAAGACAAACATAAAGAGAAAGAACCTTGGCTAATAGTATTAGTATTTCGGAATAAAGAAATCCTTAAACGGTGCTGTATATCACCTGTATGGTGGGTAACCTTCACCCTTATTTATTACGGCTTGAGTATCAACTCTGTTAACATGGCGGGTAATCGGTACCTGAACTTGATGGTGGTAGCTGCGTCAGAAATACCGGGATACTGGCTAGCATTGCTATTGATGGATAGAATCGGTAGGAagccagtgctgattggtgctTTTTGGACCTGCGCTGCCTGCCAACTGGCTTACATATTCCTCTCCAACA ATATGTACGCCGCTTCCTTATCCGTGTATCTCATCGGCAAGTTCACTATAGCGATAGTGATGATGTCGCTGTACATCTACACGGCGGAGATCTTCCCCACCAGATACAGACACAGTTTAATGGCCTTCTCATCTATGATAGGCAGGATTGGATCTGTTGTAGCACCGCTAACACCAgcattt GGGGCTTCAATTTGGCATCACTTTCCATCAGCGTTGTTCTGTGGGTTCGCACTGCTGGCTGGTGCGCTGGTGTTCCTTGCGCCGGAGACCCTCGGCACCAAGCTGCCTGACACCATGGAAGAAGCTGCCGTGATTGGAGTTAAGAGAGAAAAGCAGAGAGACGAAGAGCGTATTGATCTGTGA
- the LOC120630010 gene encoding organic cation transporter protein-like, which produces MASTKKDDRGITMEEGEEKKAMNLDTILVNEIGQIGWFQLRIMGLAISMAIFAAWAAAEFNFTTARIPTRCLIPECETEESFDFRASWVLNAIPQAGNSFDQCRRYRNISSTITRQDNCPAEWFNSDSIKDCEVHLYENTDTVVHTFGLACDEWRRTLIGSIRTLGTLVALPITGYISDRWGRRTALSINGFTTAWMGIVRYWSNTYVGFLISEVVESMFSGGFSCAYIILMELMGPKYRVAAGASLNTSFSIGLVLLGFIAWGVPDWRNLTLALYIPQLLTFSYFFLMAESVRWYMSKGRFEEAEKVLKNAARVNKKELSEKSLELLREHALEEERKKADELARSEPEPWLVVLVFRHKRILVRCMVSPVWWITTTFIYYGMSINAVNMSGNRYLNYVAVSAVEIPGYWAAVVLMARIGRKPVLICAFWVCCACQIGYIFIPSDQYAASLSLYLVGKFSIAMVMTSIYVYTSELYPTKYRHSLFAFSSMIGRIGSIVAPLTPAFGAAVWDDLPFALFAGFAFISGLLVLVTPETLGTKLPDTMEEASNLGLKKTDP; this is translated from the exons ATGGCTTCTACTAAAAAGGATGACCGAGGGATAACTATGGAAGAGGGAGAAGAGAAGAAAGCTATGAATTTAGATACAATTCTAGTAAATGAAATTGGCCAAATAGGTTGGTTCCAATTACGGATAATGGGTTTGGCTATATCGATGGCCATCTTTGCTGCTTGGGCTGCTGCTGAATTTAATTTTACGACCGCACGTATTCCTACCAG ATGCCTTATTCCAGAGTGTGAGACAGAGGAATCGTTTGACTTTAGAGCTTCGTGGGTTCTCAACGCTATTCCACAAGCTGGAAATTCCTTCGATCAATGTAGGCGCTACCGAAACATTAGTTCCACCATTACCCGGCAAGATAATTGCCCGGCTGAGTGGTTTAACTCTGATAGTATCAAAGACTGTGAAGTGCATCTCTATGAGAACACAGATACTGTCGTCCATACT TTCGGACTAGCTTGCGATGAATGGCGCCGCACATTAATTGGTTCAATTCGAACGCTTGGTACATTGGTGGCACTCCCGATCACAGGTTACATCTCGGATCGCTGGGGTCGCCGAACTGCTCTTAGCATCAACGGTTTCACTACAGCTTGGATGGGTATCGTGCGTTACTGGTCTAACACTTACGTCGGTTTTCTAATTTCTGAAGTAGTAGAATCCATGTTCTCCGGAGGATTTTCTTGTGCCTATATAATAT TGATGGAGCTGATGGGTCCTAAATATAGAGTAGCGGCTGGAGCATCCTTGAACACATCATTTTCGATTGGCTTAGTGCTCCTTGGCTTCATAGCGTGGGGTGTGCCAGACTGGCGAAACCTAACCCTTGCGCTTTACATCCCACAGCTTCTTACTTTCTCATATTTCTTCCTCATGGCTGAATCAGTTAGGTGGTACATGAGTAAAGGTCGTTTTGAGGAAGCAGAAAAAGTCCTCAAAAACGCAGCGCGTGTCAATAAAAAAGAGCTCTCAGAGAAATCTTTGGAATTACTGAGAGAGCACGCTCTAGAAGAGGAGAGGAAGAAGGCTGATGAATTAGCTCGAAGTGAACCTGAGCCATGGCTGGTGGTGCTGGTGTTCAGACACAAGAGGATCCTTGTAAGATGCATGGTGTCTCCGGTCTGGTGGATCACAACGACGTTCATCTACTATGGCATGTCCATCAACGCGGTCAACATGTCCGGAAACCGGTACTTGAACTACGTGGCGGTGTCTGCGGTGGAGATCCCCGGCTACTGGGCTGCGGTGGTGCTGATGGCAAGGATCGGAAGAAAGCCTGTGCTTATTTGCGCCTTCTGGGTTTGCTGTGCTTGTCAGATTGGATACATCTTTATACCTAGTG ACCAGTACGCCGCCTCCTTGTCGCTGTACCTGGTGGGCAAGTTCAGCATCGCGATGGTGATGACGTCCATCTACGTGTACACATCCGAGCTCTACCCCACCAAGTACCGCCACAGCCTGTTCGCCTTCTCCTCCATGATTGGCAGGATTGGCTCCATCGTCGCCCCACTCACGCCGGCTTTT GGTGCCGCGGTTTGGGATGACCTTCCGTTCGCACTGTTCGCTGGGTTCGCATTCATCTCTGGTTTGCTGGTGCTGGTGACTCCAGAGACGCTCGGCACCAAACTACCGGACACTATGGAAGAGGCATCCAATCTAGGCCTTAAGAAGACTGACCCTTGA